Proteins encoded by one window of Drosophila melanogaster chromosome X:
- the upd3 gene encoding unpaired 3: MTTADRPLDVSRSSGSGSRSGNKTARTRNPVEPQPQPPFVDRRRRLNRNWSLILLALAMSQFALSGGGCGVSAAPSHLATPPTDSPSSPINPTNPLKHLQKRSRAANFRLTFQQKLNASSTHLDWENTCNLKPTGLNETHSKAKRCKKRQRILQNLQNQTGRELRGIQAEDKARITTNADKLATVSTKTLDIVEKNKWRFYKGNYRFLPRLNLTSKQLNLRHAHRDLQIYVGAFTYMRNIKLHWDLANLQAKSVLSDELGRMRKSAREVLCSVEEAINLTNLLYTPNRQRAPQPRGQKKRRQAQPVVTYKILPRKLMEKRLQQFNSTLVPLVELHQQATLAARGEDVPPPPDDLMVLEQHALFTKLKFVQYLKSIRKILANQRKSLCKATTHVPKAIQKKL, encoded by the exons ACGACAGCTGACCGCCCGCTCGACGTCAGCAGGAGCAGCGGAAGCGGTAGCCGGAGCGGTAACAAAACGGCCAGAACCAGGAATCCAGTGGAACCGCAGCCGCAACCGCCGTTCGTGGATCGACGACGACGCCTGAACAGGAACTGGTCACTGATCTTACTCGCCTTGGCCATGTCCCAGTTTGCCCTCTCCGGCGGCGGTTGTGGCGTCTCAGCGGCGCCCAGTCACCTGGCCACCCCGCCCACTGACAGCCCCTCCAGTCCCATCAATCCCACCAATCCCCTGAAGCACCTACAGAAGCGTTCCAGAGCGGCCAACTTCCGGCTGACCTTCCAGCAGAAATTGAATGCCAGCAGTACGCATCTGGACTGGGAGAACACCTGCAATCTGAAGCCCACGGGTCTGAACGAAACGCACAGCAAGGCGAAACGCTGCAAGAAACGCCAAAGG ATCCTGCAGAATCTACAGAACCAAACGGGCCGCGAGCTGCGGGGCATCCAGGCCGAGGACAAGGCCAGGATCACCACCAATGCGGACAAGCTGGCCACAGTGAGCACCAAGACTCTGGACATTGTCGAGAAGAACAAGTGGCGATTCTATAAGGGAAACTACAGATTCCTGCCCCGTCTGAATCTCACTAGCAAACAG TTGAACCTTCGCCACGCCCATCGCGACCTGCAGATTTACGTGGGCGCCTTCACGTACATGCGCAACATCAAGTTGCACTGGGACCTGGCCAACCTGCAGGCGAAGAGCGTGCTCTCCGACGAGCTGGGAAGGATGCGGAAGTCCGCCCGCGAGGTGCTCTGCAGCGTGGAGGAGGCCATCAACCTGACCAACCTGCTGTACACACCCAACAGGCAGCGGGCGCCACAGCCGAGGGGCCAGAAGAAGCGGCGCCAGGCCCAACCGGTGGTCACCTACAAGATACTGCCGCGCAAGCTGATGGAGAAGCGTCTGCAGCAGTTCAACTCGACGTTGGTGCCACTCGTGGAGCTGCACCAGCAGGCGACCTTGGCCGCACGCGGGGAGGATGTACCACCACCGCCCGACGACCTGATGGTCCTGGAGCAGCACGCCCTCTTCACCAAACTGAAGTTTGTGCAGTATCTCAAGAGTATCCGCAAGATACTCGCGAACCAGCGTAAGAGTCTGTGCAAGGCGACCACCCACGTGCCAAAGGCGATCCAGAAGAAACTCTAG